The bacterium genomic sequence AAACGCATCGGCCGGGGCATCGGTTCCGGGCACGGCGGCACCTCGACGCGCGGCCACAAGGGCCAGTATTCCCGCTCCGGCGCCAAGCGCAAAGCCTGGTTTGAAGGCGGCCAGATGCCGTTGCAGCGTCGCATTCCCAAACGCGGCTTTACCAACATTTTCAAGACCGTGTTTCAGCCGGTCAATCTGGCCATGCTCAACCGCCTCACCGAGGTGAGCGAGATTACGCCCGAGGTGCTGCGGCAACACGGGCTGATCCGCAAAAGCAACGTTCCCGTGAAGATTCTCGGCAACGGAGAGCTGAGCCGGGCATTTGAAGTGCACGCCCATGGGTTCAGCAAGGGTGCGCAGGAGAAGATCGAGAAGGCCGGAGGCAAAGCCATCGTCATTCAACCGGCAACCGCTGCGTCCGCGCAAACCAAGAACTAGAACGTCATGATCCTCAGCAGTTTCAAAAACATTTTCAAAATCCCCGAGCTGAAGAAGCGTGTGATTTTCACGTTTCTCATGCTTCTGGTGGAGCGGATCGGCACGCACATTCCGGTCCCGGGCATCAACAGCCAGGCCTTGCTGGCCTACCTGCAAGACGCGCAGGGCGGCGGCATTCTCCAGCTTTATGATCTCTTTGCCGGCGGCGCCTTCAGTCGCGCCACCATTTTTGCGCTCGGGATCATGCCCTACATCTCGGCCTCGATCATTCTGCAGTTGCTCGGCGCAGTGATGCCTTATTTTCAGCGCCTGCAGAAAGAGGGTGAAGAGGGCCGCAAGAAGATCACCCAGTACACCCGCTATGGCACGGTGCTGATCGCCTTCATGCAGGCCTACGGTGTCAGCATCTTCCTGGAGAACATTCAAGCGCTGCCCAACGGCATGGTGGTCGTGCCCGACCCCGGCTGGGGGTTTCGTCTGCTCACGATGTTGACTCTGACCGCGGGCACGGTTCTCATCATGTGGTTCGGCGAGCAAATCACCGAGCGCGGCATCGGCAACGGCGTGTCCCTGATCATTTTCATCGGCATTATTGCTCGGCTGCCCGATGCGCTGATCGACGAGTTCCAGCAGGTGAGCGCGGGCAACCGGGAGATTCTGACCGAGCTGTTCCTGCTCGCTTTGATGGTGGTCACGGTGGCATTGGTGGTGTTGCTCACGCAGGGGACGCGCAAGATTCCCGTGCAATATGCCAAGCGCGTCATCGGCCGCAAGGTTTACGGCGGCCAAAGCACGCACCTGCCTCTGCGGGTGAACACCGCCGGTGTGATGCCCATCATTTTCGCGCAATCGATCATGTTCATCCCGACCACGATCAGCACCTTTTTTCCGAACAGCGAGCTGATTGCGAATTTTGCCCGCTACTTCGACATCACCTCGGGGGTCTACTGGGTGATGGAAGGCGTTTTGATCGTCTTCTTCACTTATTTCTACACCGCCATCGCCTTCAATCCCGTGGACGTGGCGGACAACATGAAGAAGTACGGCGGGTTCATCCCGGGCGTGCGGCCGGGCAAGAAAACCGCGGAGTTCATCGACAACATTTTGACCAAGATCACGCTGCCCGGCTCGATTTTTCTGGCACTCATTGCGGTGTTTCCCTACATCCTGCACAAGCTGATGAACGTGTCGCTCAACTTTGCCTCGTTTTTCGGCGGCACCTCGTTGCTGATTATCGTCGGCGTGGCGTTGGATTTTCTGCAGCAGCTTGAATCTCATCTTTTGATGCGGCATTATGACGGCTTCATGAAAGGCGGACGTATTCGAGGGAGACGGTATGCCTCCTGAGGCCACGAGGCGTGGCGGCATCCCGGATGCTTGATCCCGCGCAGGTCTGGGTCCATCATCCTTCATCGCGGAGAATTAGATCTTATGGAGCTCGTTTTCCTCGGATATCCCGGATCTGGAAAGGGTACCCAGGCCACCCTGTTGAGCGAGCTTTATCAAATACCCAAGATTTCGACGGGTGATATTTTGCGGGCGTCCGTGCAGGCCAGGACCCAGCTCGGACTGCAGGCCAAGCAGTTCATGGACCGGGGTGAGCTGGTGCCGGATCGGGTGATGATCGGGCTGGTGTTGCAGCGCCTCACTGAGCCGGACTCGGCGACGGGTTACATCCTCGACGGTTTTCCCCGCACCCTCAACCAGGCGCGGGAGTTGGATCACGTCTTTCTCGATTACAAGAAGCAATTGACCGCCGTCATCAGTTTGGAGATCGAAAAGAAGAAAGTCATCGAGCGCCTGACCAGCCGGCGCGTGTGCGAGCAGTGCGGCAAGCTTTTCAACCTGGCCACCGATCCGCCGCCGCCCTCCAACCGCTGTGACAACTGCAGCGGGCAGATCTATCAGCGCTCGGATGACAAGCCGGAGACGGTTTTGCATCGCATGGATGTCTATGAAGAGTCGACGCGGCCGTTGAAAGACTACTACGGGGCGCAGGGAAAGCTGCTGCAAATCGACGGCAGCTTGAGCATTCCCAAGGTGCATTCCGATATCGTAAAACGGCTCCGCGAGCTGGCGGGCGTCGGATCAGCGAAACAGCGGGCATGATTCACATCAAGAGTGAAAGAGAAATCGCGCGCATCCGGGAAAGCTGCCGGCTGACGGTTGAGACATTTCAGAAGGTCGAACAGGTGATTTGCGCCGGGATGACGACGTTCGAGCTTGATCACATCATCGAGGCCCATATTCGCGAACACGGTGGCCGGC encodes the following:
- the rplO gene encoding 50S ribosomal protein L15, with the translated sequence MDLSSLKYAKGSHKKAKRIGRGIGSGHGGTSTRGHKGQYSRSGAKRKAWFEGGQMPLQRRIPKRGFTNIFKTVFQPVNLAMLNRLTEVSEITPEVLRQHGLIRKSNVPVKILGNGELSRAFEVHAHGFSKGAQEKIEKAGGKAIVIQPATAASAQTKN
- the secY gene encoding preprotein translocase subunit SecY — its product is MILSSFKNIFKIPELKKRVIFTFLMLLVERIGTHIPVPGINSQALLAYLQDAQGGGILQLYDLFAGGAFSRATIFALGIMPYISASIILQLLGAVMPYFQRLQKEGEEGRKKITQYTRYGTVLIAFMQAYGVSIFLENIQALPNGMVVVPDPGWGFRLLTMLTLTAGTVLIMWFGEQITERGIGNGVSLIIFIGIIARLPDALIDEFQQVSAGNREILTELFLLALMVVTVALVVLLTQGTRKIPVQYAKRVIGRKVYGGQSTHLPLRVNTAGVMPIIFAQSIMFIPTTISTFFPNSELIANFARYFDITSGVYWVMEGVLIVFFTYFYTAIAFNPVDVADNMKKYGGFIPGVRPGKKTAEFIDNILTKITLPGSIFLALIAVFPYILHKLMNVSLNFASFFGGTSLLIIVGVALDFLQQLESHLLMRHYDGFMKGGRIRGRRYAS
- a CDS encoding adenylate kinase; translated protein: MELVFLGYPGSGKGTQATLLSELYQIPKISTGDILRASVQARTQLGLQAKQFMDRGELVPDRVMIGLVLQRLTEPDSATGYILDGFPRTLNQARELDHVFLDYKKQLTAVISLEIEKKKVIERLTSRRVCEQCGKLFNLATDPPPPSNRCDNCSGQIYQRSDDKPETVLHRMDVYEESTRPLKDYYGAQGKLLQIDGSLSIPKVHSDIVKRLRELAGVGSAKQRA